The following proteins are encoded in a genomic region of Aliiroseovarius sp. F47248L:
- a CDS encoding TRAP transporter small permease subunit, with amino-acid sequence MKRFLSALLTVETLVAGAFYTIAAAILFADVIARELFDSPIWGGQRIAVLLANGSALIGIAVAVALNRHIRPSVLDGAIPARFDPVTVRVGHLLGAAVMFAGAYYGALLVLENRSMGFTTPPLKLEIWIAQLAFPYGFASAGLRYLFFAIDPELQPKHEDRI; translated from the coding sequence ATGAAACGGTTCCTGTCTGCTTTACTGACAGTCGAGACATTGGTTGCGGGGGCATTCTATACGATTGCCGCCGCAATCTTGTTCGCCGATGTCATCGCGCGCGAACTGTTTGATTCTCCGATATGGGGCGGGCAACGCATCGCGGTTTTGTTGGCCAACGGATCAGCCCTGATCGGCATCGCAGTCGCAGTCGCGCTTAACCGGCATATTCGCCCGTCTGTTCTGGATGGGGCCATCCCAGCCCGGTTTGATCCGGTAACTGTGCGTGTCGGGCATCTGCTTGGCGCCGCGGTCATGTTTGCGGGCGCGTACTATGGCGCACTGCTGGTTCTGGAAAACAGGTCAATGGGCTTTACCACGCCGCCGCTTAAGCTTGAGATCTGGATCGCGCAGCTTGCCTTTCCTTACGGGTTTGCCTCGGCTGGCTTGCGCTATCTGTTCTTCGCCATCGACCCCGAGCTGCAACCCAAGCATGAGGATCGTATTTGA
- the dctP gene encoding TRAP transporter substrate-binding protein DctP: MNKKTMIAAAITSMIVVGAAQAETLKVSTAAPNGTPWVKHLETSAANLAEISGGAMTMEVFPASQLGAETDTIKQTARGRLAAGNFSITAVASVVPEVSMLVTPFFWDSFEQADCALDNHLSGLFDELFQTRGLRLVQWQELGWQNLFTNEPVSGPADVVGLKMRVGTSDNHDMYWRAAGVSGVPMPFSDIATNLQTGLVEGGELPTISYVAGGVGKISPHMTRTRHIYQPSVLLMSTKVWDGMSEEEQAQFNEAMEPAQALRTAVRGAIDFFSAKHVEEGGTISELNDEQRAEWAALWSDEKMQELIAATGGDSQRVYDAVVAARDACTTN, translated from the coding sequence TATGATTGCGGCTGCAATCACCTCGATGATTGTTGTGGGTGCGGCGCAGGCCGAGACACTGAAAGTGTCGACCGCAGCACCTAACGGAACACCTTGGGTCAAGCACCTTGAGACGAGCGCTGCAAATCTTGCAGAAATCTCTGGTGGTGCGATGACGATGGAAGTCTTTCCGGCAAGCCAGTTGGGCGCGGAAACTGACACCATCAAACAGACGGCACGCGGGCGTTTGGCCGCAGGGAACTTCTCAATCACAGCCGTGGCCAGCGTGGTGCCTGAAGTGTCAATGCTGGTGACTCCGTTTTTCTGGGACAGCTTCGAGCAAGCAGATTGCGCGTTGGACAACCATCTTTCCGGCCTCTTCGACGAGCTGTTTCAGACGCGCGGTCTGCGATTGGTCCAATGGCAAGAGCTTGGTTGGCAGAACCTATTCACGAACGAGCCGGTGAGTGGCCCCGCCGATGTCGTGGGCCTGAAAATGCGCGTTGGAACGTCGGACAACCACGATATGTACTGGCGTGCTGCTGGCGTATCGGGCGTGCCAATGCCTTTCTCGGATATTGCAACAAACCTTCAGACCGGCTTGGTCGAAGGTGGCGAGCTGCCCACCATTTCTTATGTAGCAGGTGGCGTCGGGAAAATTTCACCGCACATGACACGGACCCGCCACATCTACCAGCCCTCTGTTCTGCTGATGTCCACAAAAGTCTGGGACGGCATGTCCGAGGAAGAGCAAGCGCAGTTCAACGAAGCGATGGAGCCTGCCCAAGCCCTACGAACCGCGGTTCGTGGCGCAATTGATTTCTTCAGCGCCAAGCATGTCGAAGAGGGTGGCACAATCAGCGAGTTGAACGATGAGCAGCGTGCAGAATGGGCAGCGCTTTGGTCAGATGAAAAGATGCAGGAACTGATCGCAGCGACAGGCGGAGATTCGCAGCGCGTCTATGACGCTGTGGTCGCAGCCCGCGACGCTTGCACAACAAACTGA